The following coding sequences are from one Carassius gibelio isolate Cgi1373 ecotype wild population from Czech Republic chromosome B7, carGib1.2-hapl.c, whole genome shotgun sequence window:
- the dctn1a gene encoding dynactin subunit 1a isoform X5 → MSSDGGGRPVKVGSLVEVIGKGQRGTVAYIGATLFASGKWVGVILDEPKGKNDGTVQGKRYFTCEENHGIFVRQSQIQLMDEGGSSATSPETPDSGVAKLLKKEVQETPKSVKQAGRPSVGGSGLSESVLAENESTASSQTALGAPVIPQPSGTPSAPPPATPSKEEESLRAQVKDLEEKLETLRMKRSEDKAKLKEMEKYKIQLEQLQEWKSKMQEQQNELQKQLKEAKKEAREALEAKDRYMEEMADTADAIEMATLDKEMAEERAESLQQEVEALKEKVEELSMDLEILKHEIEEKGSDGAASSYHVKQLEEQNARLKEALVRMRDLSSSEKQEHVKLQKQMEKKNSELETLRAQKEKLQEEMKQAEDTIDELKEQVDASLGAEEMVETLTERNLDLEEKVRELRETVSDLEAINEMNDELQENARETELELREQLDLAGARVREAQKRVEAAQETVADYQQTISKYRELTTHLQEVNRELTNQQSSSAEQLQQPTTELFDFKIKFAETKAYAKAIEMELRKMEVTQANRQVSLLMSFMPESFLRHGGDHDCILVLLLIPRLICKAELISRQAQEKFDLSAPERSGLRGAAGEQLSFASGLVYSLTLLQATLHRYQLALSQCGVEVYKRMGTLYSEMSVHERSLDFLIDLLHKDQLDETVQVEPLTKAIKYYQQLYSVHLSDQPEDCSVQLADHIKFTQSALDCMGSEVGRLRAFLQAGQEGAELSVLLKDLDTSCGDIGQFCKKIRRRMPGTDAPGIPAALSFPAQVGEALEDCRKQLTRVVAVLQEVAAAGAQMIAPLAETEGLTALKIEDVMFKAVDQVFGAQGLNAFESLRQSCAAVISTMNKMATAMQEGEYDAERPQRPRPPVEIRAAAVRAEMTDAEGLGNKLEDRETVIRELKKSLKIKGEELSEANVRLSLLEKKLDTSTRDADERVEKIQTKLDEALTLLKKKEKEFEETMDALQADIDQLEAEKAELKQRINNQSRASEGFRGPQASGIASIVTGTTAGGMVSGVSGEVQVVDSPLLKQQIDVQRLAITQLKSENYRLKAERMRAQLSSLPPLQPVNMTSVMKEAPAGSLYRRTDLLLNNLLKMSAGLRVVDISGKTSASASAQLLEQTAKMKSLSDALDKLKAEVSQHVVSQQPGACVSSDFASFPSVSFVKAKAEQQSGSVLVGKVMIPCARGAEQTHSLVLSQQQLQRVHRLLMT, encoded by the exons ATGAGTTCAGACGGAGGTGGGAGGCCTGTGAAGGTGGGCTCTCTGGTGGAGGTGATTGGGAAAGGTCAGCGTGGGACCGTGGCGTATATCGGAGCCACTCTGTTCGCGTCGGGGAAATGGGTGGGAGTCATCCTGGACGAACCCAAGGGGAAGAACGACGGCACGGTGCAGGGCAAACGCTACTTCACCTGCGAGGAGAATCATGGGATCTTCGTCAGACAGTCTCAG ATTCAGCTCATGGATGAAGGAGGCAGCTCTGCGACGTCTCCAGAAACACCGGACTCAGGTGTGGCCAAACTGCTCAAGAAAG AAGTACAGGAGACGCCAAAATCTGTTAAGCAG GCGGGTCGTCCCTCGGTCGGAGGCTCAGGACTTTCAGAGTCAGTGTTAGCAGAGAATGAGTCCACAGCATCTTCCCAGACTGCACTGGGAGCTCCTGTCATACCACAGCCCAGCGGCACCCCCAGCGCCCCTCCTCCTGCCACCCCCAGCAAG gaggagGAGAGTCTCCGAGCTCAAGTCAAGGATCTGGAGGAGAAGCTGGAGACGCTGCGGATGAAGCGCTCGGAGGATAAAGCCAAGCTGAAGGAGATGGAGAAGTACAAGATCCAGCTGGAGCAGCTGCAGGAGTGGAAGAGCAAGATGCAGGAGCAGCAGAACGAGCTCCAGAAGCAGCTCAAGGAGGCCAAGAAG GAGGCACGCGAGGCTCTGGAGGCTAAAGACCGCTACATGGAGGAGATGGCCGACACAGCAGACGCCATCGAGATGGCCACGCTGGACAAAGAGATGGCAGAGGAGCGGGCCGAGTCCCTGCAGCAGGAGGTGGAGGCTCTGAAGGAGAAGGTGGAGGAGCTGAGCATGGACCTGGAGATCCTCAAACACGAGATCGAGGAGAAGGGCTCGGACGGAGCGGCCTCCAGCTACCACGTCAAGCAGCTGGAGGAGCAGAACGCACGCCTGAAGGAGGCCCTGGTCAg gatGAGGGATCTGTCGTCGTCCGAGAAGCAGGAGCACGTGAAGCTCCAGAAACAGATGGAGAAGAAGAACTCTGAGCTGGAGACTCTGAGAGCGCAGAAGGAGAAGCTGCAGGAGGAGATGAAGCAGGCTGAAGACACCATAGACGAGCTCAAGGAGCag gtggACGCGTCTTTAGGAGCGGAGGAGATGGTGGAGACTCTGACGGAGAGGAATCTAGACCTGGAGGAGAAGGTGCGAGAGCTGCGAGAGACCGTCAGTGATCTG GAGGCGATTAACGAGATGAACGACGAGCTGCAGGAGAACGCTCGTGAGACAGAGCTGGAGCTGCGTGAACAGCTGGATCTGGCTGGCGCTCGGGTCCGAGAGGCTCAGAAGAGAGTGGAAGCAGCGCAGGAGACGGTGGCCGACTATCAGCAGACCATCAGCAAATACAGAGAGCTCACCACACACCTgcag GAAGTGAACCGAGAGCTGACCAATCAGCAGAGCAGCTCAGCCGAGCAGCTGCAGCAGCCGACCACAGAGCTCTTCGACTTCAAGATCAAGTTTGCTGAGACCAAAGCTTACGCCAAG gccATCGAGATGGAGCTCCGGAAGATGGAGGTGACTCAGGCGAACCGTCAGGTGTCTCTGCTGATGTCCTTCATGCCCGAGTCCTTCCTGAGACACGGAGGAGACCACGACTGCATCCTCGTGCTGCTGCTCATCCCCAGACTCATCTGCAAG gCGGAGCTGATCAGCAGACAGGCGCAGGAGAAGTTTGATCTGAGTGCTCCGGAGAGATCTGGACTGAGAGGAGCCGCTGGAGAGCAGCTGAGCTTCGCCTCCGGTCTGGTGTATTCCCTGACGCTGCTGCAGGCCACGCTGCACAGATACCAGCT GGCTCTGAGTCAGTGCGGGGTGGAGGTGTACAAGCGCATGGGCACGCTGTACTCTGAGATGAGCGTTCACGAGCGATCGCTGGACTTCCTCATCGACCTGCTGCATAAAGATCAGCTGGACGAGACGGTGCAGGTGGAGCCGCTCACCAAAGCCATCAAGTactaccag CAACTGTACAGTGTTCATCTGTCGGATCAGCCGGAGGACTGCAGTGTACAGCTGGCCGATCACATCAAG TTCACCCAGAGCGCTCTGGACTGCATGGGGTCAGAGGTCGGCCGTCTGCGGGCCTTCCTGCAGGCGGGACAGGAAGGGGCGGAGCTCTCTGTGCTCCTGAAGGACCTGGACACTTCCTGTGGAGACATCGGTCAGTTCTGTAAGAAGATCCGCAGGAGGATGCCAGGAACAGATGCTCCGGGGATTCCTGCTGCGCTCAGCTTCCCTGCTCAG gtgggcGAGGCGCTGGAAGACTGCAGGAAGCAGCTGACGCGTGTGGTGGCCGTTCTGCAGGAAGTAGCAGCAGCAGGAGCTCAGATGATCGCTCCTCTGGCCGAGACAGAGGGACTGACAGCACTGAAGATAGAGGACGTGATGTTCAAAGCCGTggaccag GTGTTTGGTGCTCAGGGACTCAATGCATTCGAGAGTCTGCGTCAGTCCTGCGCCGCAGTCATCTCCACCATGAACAAGATGGCCACGGCCATGCAGGAGGGAGAATACGACGCGGAGCGGCCACAGCgtccg CGTCCTCCGGTGGAGATCCGCGCCGCTGCTGTCAGAGCCGAGATGACCGACGCCGAGGGGCTGGGAAACAAGCTGGAGGACCGAGAGACGGTCATCAGAGAGCTGAAGAAATCCCTCAAGATCAAG GGTGAGGAGCTGAGCGAGGCGAATGTGCGTCTGAGTTTACTGGAGAAGAAGCTGGACACGTCGACTAGAGACGCAGACGAGCGGGTGGAGAAGATCCAGACCAAACTAGACGAGGCTCTGACTCTGCTGAAGAAGAAAGAGAA GGAGTTTGAGGAGACGATGGACGCGCTGCAGGCCGACATCGACCAGCTGGAGGCAGAGAAGGCGGAGCTAAAGCAGAGGATCAATAACCAATCACGAGCCTCCGAAGGTTTCCGAGGACCGCAAGCATCCGGAATCGCCTCCATCGTCACGGGAACCACTGCTG ggggaATGGTGTCGGGTGTCTCCGGTGAGGTTCAGGTGGTGGACTCTCCTCTCCTCAAACAACAGATCGACGTGCAGCGACTCGCCATCACACAGCTGAAGAGTGAGAACTACAGACTGAAG GCTGAGAGGATGCGAGCGCAGCTGTCGTCTCTGCCTCCGCTGCAGCCGGTGAACATGACCTCAGTGATGAAGGAGGCTCCGGCCGGATCTCTGTACCGCAGAACTGACCTGCTGCTCAACAACCTGCTGAAGATGAGTGCGGGCCTGAGAGTCGTCGACATCAGCGGGAAGACCTCGG CGAGTGCAAGCGCTCAGCTTCTGGAGCAGACGGCCAAGATGAAGTCTCTGAGCGACGCGCTGGACAaactgaag gctgAGGTATCGCAGCACGTCGTGTCGCAGCAGCCTGGAGCTTGTGTGTCATCAGACTTCGCCTCGTTCCCCTCCGTGTCTTTCGTGAAG gccaAGGCGGAGCAGCAGAGCGGCTCGGTGCTGGTGGGGAAGGTGATGATTCCCTGCGCTCGTGGTGCGGAGCAGACTCACAGCCTCGTCCTGTCACAGCAGCAGCTTCAGCGCGTGCATCGCCTGCTCATGACCTAA
- the dctn1a gene encoding dynactin subunit 1a isoform X1 gives MSSDGGGRPVKVGSLVEVIGKGQRGTVAYIGATLFASGKWVGVILDEPKGKNDGTVQGKRYFTCEENHGIFVRQSQIQLMDEGGSSATSPETPDSGVAKLLKKEVQETPKSVKQTPTAKKPPIRRSTKWYTPGRLSSSSSLPSLIMAGRPSVGGSGLSESVLAENESTASSQTALGAPVIPQPSGTPSAPPPATPSKEEESLRAQVKDLEEKLETLRMKRSEDKAKLKEMEKYKIQLEQLQEWKSKMQEQQNELQKQLKEAKKEAREALEAKDRYMEEMADTADAIEMATLDKEMAEERAESLQQEVEALKEKVEELSMDLEILKHEIEEKGSDGAASSYHVKQLEEQNARLKEALVRMRDLSSSEKQEHVKLQKQMEKKNSELETLRAQKEKLQEEMKQAEDTIDELKEQVDASLGAEEMVETLTERNLDLEEKVRELRETVSDLEAINEMNDELQENARETELELREQLDLAGARVREAQKRVEAAQETVADYQQTISKYRELTTHLQEVNRELTNQQSSSAEQLQQPTTELFDFKIKFAETKAYAKAIEMELRKMEVTQANRQVSLLMSFMPESFLRHGGDHDCILVLLLIPRLICKAELISRQAQEKFDLSAPERSGLRGAAGEQLSFASGLVYSLTLLQATLHRYQLALSQCGVEVYKRMGTLYSEMSVHERSLDFLIDLLHKDQLDETVQVEPLTKAIKYYQQLYSVHLSDQPEDCSVQLADHIKFTQSALDCMGSEVGRLRAFLQAGQEGAELSVLLKDLDTSCGDIGQFCKKIRRRMPGTDAPGIPAALSFPAQVGEALEDCRKQLTRVVAVLQEVAAAGAQMIAPLAETEGLTALKIEDVMFKAVDQVFGAQGLNAFESLRQSCAAVISTMNKMATAMQEGEYDAERPQRPRPPVEIRAAAVRAEMTDAEGLGNKLEDRETVIRELKKSLKIKGEELSEANVRLSLLEKKLDTSTRDADERVEKIQTKLDEALTLLKKKEKEFEETMDALQADIDQLEAEKAELKQRINNQSRASEGFRGPQASGIASIVTGTTAGGMVSGVSGEVQVVDSPLLKQQIDVQRLAITQLKSENYRLKAERMRAQLSSLPPLQPVNMTSVMKEAPAGSLYRRTDLLLNNLLKMSAGLRVVDISGKTSASASAQLLEQTAKMKSLSDALDKLKAEVSQHVVSQQPGACVSSDFASFPSVSFVKAKAEQQSGSVLVGKVMIPCARGAEQTHSLVLSQQQLQRVHRLLMT, from the exons ATGAGTTCAGACGGAGGTGGGAGGCCTGTGAAGGTGGGCTCTCTGGTGGAGGTGATTGGGAAAGGTCAGCGTGGGACCGTGGCGTATATCGGAGCCACTCTGTTCGCGTCGGGGAAATGGGTGGGAGTCATCCTGGACGAACCCAAGGGGAAGAACGACGGCACGGTGCAGGGCAAACGCTACTTCACCTGCGAGGAGAATCATGGGATCTTCGTCAGACAGTCTCAG ATTCAGCTCATGGATGAAGGAGGCAGCTCTGCGACGTCTCCAGAAACACCGGACTCAGGTGTGGCCAAACTGCTCAAGAAAG AAGTACAGGAGACGCCAAAATCTGTTAAGCAG ACTCCAACAGCAAAGAAG CCTCCTATTCGTCGTAGTACCAAG TGGTACACACCTGGCCGTCTGTCCAGCTCCAGTTCCCTCCCCTCTCTCATCATG GCGGGTCGTCCCTCGGTCGGAGGCTCAGGACTTTCAGAGTCAGTGTTAGCAGAGAATGAGTCCACAGCATCTTCCCAGACTGCACTGGGAGCTCCTGTCATACCACAGCCCAGCGGCACCCCCAGCGCCCCTCCTCCTGCCACCCCCAGCAAG gaggagGAGAGTCTCCGAGCTCAAGTCAAGGATCTGGAGGAGAAGCTGGAGACGCTGCGGATGAAGCGCTCGGAGGATAAAGCCAAGCTGAAGGAGATGGAGAAGTACAAGATCCAGCTGGAGCAGCTGCAGGAGTGGAAGAGCAAGATGCAGGAGCAGCAGAACGAGCTCCAGAAGCAGCTCAAGGAGGCCAAGAAG GAGGCACGCGAGGCTCTGGAGGCTAAAGACCGCTACATGGAGGAGATGGCCGACACAGCAGACGCCATCGAGATGGCCACGCTGGACAAAGAGATGGCAGAGGAGCGGGCCGAGTCCCTGCAGCAGGAGGTGGAGGCTCTGAAGGAGAAGGTGGAGGAGCTGAGCATGGACCTGGAGATCCTCAAACACGAGATCGAGGAGAAGGGCTCGGACGGAGCGGCCTCCAGCTACCACGTCAAGCAGCTGGAGGAGCAGAACGCACGCCTGAAGGAGGCCCTGGTCAg gatGAGGGATCTGTCGTCGTCCGAGAAGCAGGAGCACGTGAAGCTCCAGAAACAGATGGAGAAGAAGAACTCTGAGCTGGAGACTCTGAGAGCGCAGAAGGAGAAGCTGCAGGAGGAGATGAAGCAGGCTGAAGACACCATAGACGAGCTCAAGGAGCag gtggACGCGTCTTTAGGAGCGGAGGAGATGGTGGAGACTCTGACGGAGAGGAATCTAGACCTGGAGGAGAAGGTGCGAGAGCTGCGAGAGACCGTCAGTGATCTG GAGGCGATTAACGAGATGAACGACGAGCTGCAGGAGAACGCTCGTGAGACAGAGCTGGAGCTGCGTGAACAGCTGGATCTGGCTGGCGCTCGGGTCCGAGAGGCTCAGAAGAGAGTGGAAGCAGCGCAGGAGACGGTGGCCGACTATCAGCAGACCATCAGCAAATACAGAGAGCTCACCACACACCTgcag GAAGTGAACCGAGAGCTGACCAATCAGCAGAGCAGCTCAGCCGAGCAGCTGCAGCAGCCGACCACAGAGCTCTTCGACTTCAAGATCAAGTTTGCTGAGACCAAAGCTTACGCCAAG gccATCGAGATGGAGCTCCGGAAGATGGAGGTGACTCAGGCGAACCGTCAGGTGTCTCTGCTGATGTCCTTCATGCCCGAGTCCTTCCTGAGACACGGAGGAGACCACGACTGCATCCTCGTGCTGCTGCTCATCCCCAGACTCATCTGCAAG gCGGAGCTGATCAGCAGACAGGCGCAGGAGAAGTTTGATCTGAGTGCTCCGGAGAGATCTGGACTGAGAGGAGCCGCTGGAGAGCAGCTGAGCTTCGCCTCCGGTCTGGTGTATTCCCTGACGCTGCTGCAGGCCACGCTGCACAGATACCAGCT GGCTCTGAGTCAGTGCGGGGTGGAGGTGTACAAGCGCATGGGCACGCTGTACTCTGAGATGAGCGTTCACGAGCGATCGCTGGACTTCCTCATCGACCTGCTGCATAAAGATCAGCTGGACGAGACGGTGCAGGTGGAGCCGCTCACCAAAGCCATCAAGTactaccag CAACTGTACAGTGTTCATCTGTCGGATCAGCCGGAGGACTGCAGTGTACAGCTGGCCGATCACATCAAG TTCACCCAGAGCGCTCTGGACTGCATGGGGTCAGAGGTCGGCCGTCTGCGGGCCTTCCTGCAGGCGGGACAGGAAGGGGCGGAGCTCTCTGTGCTCCTGAAGGACCTGGACACTTCCTGTGGAGACATCGGTCAGTTCTGTAAGAAGATCCGCAGGAGGATGCCAGGAACAGATGCTCCGGGGATTCCTGCTGCGCTCAGCTTCCCTGCTCAG gtgggcGAGGCGCTGGAAGACTGCAGGAAGCAGCTGACGCGTGTGGTGGCCGTTCTGCAGGAAGTAGCAGCAGCAGGAGCTCAGATGATCGCTCCTCTGGCCGAGACAGAGGGACTGACAGCACTGAAGATAGAGGACGTGATGTTCAAAGCCGTggaccag GTGTTTGGTGCTCAGGGACTCAATGCATTCGAGAGTCTGCGTCAGTCCTGCGCCGCAGTCATCTCCACCATGAACAAGATGGCCACGGCCATGCAGGAGGGAGAATACGACGCGGAGCGGCCACAGCgtccg CGTCCTCCGGTGGAGATCCGCGCCGCTGCTGTCAGAGCCGAGATGACCGACGCCGAGGGGCTGGGAAACAAGCTGGAGGACCGAGAGACGGTCATCAGAGAGCTGAAGAAATCCCTCAAGATCAAG GGTGAGGAGCTGAGCGAGGCGAATGTGCGTCTGAGTTTACTGGAGAAGAAGCTGGACACGTCGACTAGAGACGCAGACGAGCGGGTGGAGAAGATCCAGACCAAACTAGACGAGGCTCTGACTCTGCTGAAGAAGAAAGAGAA GGAGTTTGAGGAGACGATGGACGCGCTGCAGGCCGACATCGACCAGCTGGAGGCAGAGAAGGCGGAGCTAAAGCAGAGGATCAATAACCAATCACGAGCCTCCGAAGGTTTCCGAGGACCGCAAGCATCCGGAATCGCCTCCATCGTCACGGGAACCACTGCTG ggggaATGGTGTCGGGTGTCTCCGGTGAGGTTCAGGTGGTGGACTCTCCTCTCCTCAAACAACAGATCGACGTGCAGCGACTCGCCATCACACAGCTGAAGAGTGAGAACTACAGACTGAAG GCTGAGAGGATGCGAGCGCAGCTGTCGTCTCTGCCTCCGCTGCAGCCGGTGAACATGACCTCAGTGATGAAGGAGGCTCCGGCCGGATCTCTGTACCGCAGAACTGACCTGCTGCTCAACAACCTGCTGAAGATGAGTGCGGGCCTGAGAGTCGTCGACATCAGCGGGAAGACCTCGG CGAGTGCAAGCGCTCAGCTTCTGGAGCAGACGGCCAAGATGAAGTCTCTGAGCGACGCGCTGGACAaactgaag gctgAGGTATCGCAGCACGTCGTGTCGCAGCAGCCTGGAGCTTGTGTGTCATCAGACTTCGCCTCGTTCCCCTCCGTGTCTTTCGTGAAG gccaAGGCGGAGCAGCAGAGCGGCTCGGTGCTGGTGGGGAAGGTGATGATTCCCTGCGCTCGTGGTGCGGAGCAGACTCACAGCCTCGTCCTGTCACAGCAGCAGCTTCAGCGCGTGCATCGCCTGCTCATGACCTAA
- the dctn1a gene encoding dynactin subunit 1a isoform X3: MSSDGGGRPVKVGSLVEVIGKGQRGTVAYIGATLFASGKWVGVILDEPKGKNDGTVQGKRYFTCEENHGIFVRQSQIQLMDEGGSSATSPETPDSGVAKLLKKEVQETPKSVKQTPTAKKPPIRRSTKAGRPSVGGSGLSESVLAENESTASSQTALGAPVIPQPSGTPSAPPPATPSKEEESLRAQVKDLEEKLETLRMKRSEDKAKLKEMEKYKIQLEQLQEWKSKMQEQQNELQKQLKEAKKEAREALEAKDRYMEEMADTADAIEMATLDKEMAEERAESLQQEVEALKEKVEELSMDLEILKHEIEEKGSDGAASSYHVKQLEEQNARLKEALVRMRDLSSSEKQEHVKLQKQMEKKNSELETLRAQKEKLQEEMKQAEDTIDELKEQVDASLGAEEMVETLTERNLDLEEKVRELRETVSDLEAINEMNDELQENARETELELREQLDLAGARVREAQKRVEAAQETVADYQQTISKYRELTTHLQEVNRELTNQQSSSAEQLQQPTTELFDFKIKFAETKAYAKAIEMELRKMEVTQANRQVSLLMSFMPESFLRHGGDHDCILVLLLIPRLICKAELISRQAQEKFDLSAPERSGLRGAAGEQLSFASGLVYSLTLLQATLHRYQLALSQCGVEVYKRMGTLYSEMSVHERSLDFLIDLLHKDQLDETVQVEPLTKAIKYYQQLYSVHLSDQPEDCSVQLADHIKFTQSALDCMGSEVGRLRAFLQAGQEGAELSVLLKDLDTSCGDIGQFCKKIRRRMPGTDAPGIPAALSFPAQVGEALEDCRKQLTRVVAVLQEVAAAGAQMIAPLAETEGLTALKIEDVMFKAVDQVFGAQGLNAFESLRQSCAAVISTMNKMATAMQEGEYDAERPQRPRPPVEIRAAAVRAEMTDAEGLGNKLEDRETVIRELKKSLKIKGEELSEANVRLSLLEKKLDTSTRDADERVEKIQTKLDEALTLLKKKEKEFEETMDALQADIDQLEAEKAELKQRINNQSRASEGFRGPQASGIASIVTGTTAGGMVSGVSGEVQVVDSPLLKQQIDVQRLAITQLKSENYRLKAERMRAQLSSLPPLQPVNMTSVMKEAPAGSLYRRTDLLLNNLLKMSAGLRVVDISGKTSASASAQLLEQTAKMKSLSDALDKLKAEVSQHVVSQQPGACVSSDFASFPSVSFVKAKAEQQSGSVLVGKVMIPCARGAEQTHSLVLSQQQLQRVHRLLMT; this comes from the exons ATGAGTTCAGACGGAGGTGGGAGGCCTGTGAAGGTGGGCTCTCTGGTGGAGGTGATTGGGAAAGGTCAGCGTGGGACCGTGGCGTATATCGGAGCCACTCTGTTCGCGTCGGGGAAATGGGTGGGAGTCATCCTGGACGAACCCAAGGGGAAGAACGACGGCACGGTGCAGGGCAAACGCTACTTCACCTGCGAGGAGAATCATGGGATCTTCGTCAGACAGTCTCAG ATTCAGCTCATGGATGAAGGAGGCAGCTCTGCGACGTCTCCAGAAACACCGGACTCAGGTGTGGCCAAACTGCTCAAGAAAG AAGTACAGGAGACGCCAAAATCTGTTAAGCAG ACTCCAACAGCAAAGAAG CCTCCTATTCGTCGTAGTACCAAG GCGGGTCGTCCCTCGGTCGGAGGCTCAGGACTTTCAGAGTCAGTGTTAGCAGAGAATGAGTCCACAGCATCTTCCCAGACTGCACTGGGAGCTCCTGTCATACCACAGCCCAGCGGCACCCCCAGCGCCCCTCCTCCTGCCACCCCCAGCAAG gaggagGAGAGTCTCCGAGCTCAAGTCAAGGATCTGGAGGAGAAGCTGGAGACGCTGCGGATGAAGCGCTCGGAGGATAAAGCCAAGCTGAAGGAGATGGAGAAGTACAAGATCCAGCTGGAGCAGCTGCAGGAGTGGAAGAGCAAGATGCAGGAGCAGCAGAACGAGCTCCAGAAGCAGCTCAAGGAGGCCAAGAAG GAGGCACGCGAGGCTCTGGAGGCTAAAGACCGCTACATGGAGGAGATGGCCGACACAGCAGACGCCATCGAGATGGCCACGCTGGACAAAGAGATGGCAGAGGAGCGGGCCGAGTCCCTGCAGCAGGAGGTGGAGGCTCTGAAGGAGAAGGTGGAGGAGCTGAGCATGGACCTGGAGATCCTCAAACACGAGATCGAGGAGAAGGGCTCGGACGGAGCGGCCTCCAGCTACCACGTCAAGCAGCTGGAGGAGCAGAACGCACGCCTGAAGGAGGCCCTGGTCAg gatGAGGGATCTGTCGTCGTCCGAGAAGCAGGAGCACGTGAAGCTCCAGAAACAGATGGAGAAGAAGAACTCTGAGCTGGAGACTCTGAGAGCGCAGAAGGAGAAGCTGCAGGAGGAGATGAAGCAGGCTGAAGACACCATAGACGAGCTCAAGGAGCag gtggACGCGTCTTTAGGAGCGGAGGAGATGGTGGAGACTCTGACGGAGAGGAATCTAGACCTGGAGGAGAAGGTGCGAGAGCTGCGAGAGACCGTCAGTGATCTG GAGGCGATTAACGAGATGAACGACGAGCTGCAGGAGAACGCTCGTGAGACAGAGCTGGAGCTGCGTGAACAGCTGGATCTGGCTGGCGCTCGGGTCCGAGAGGCTCAGAAGAGAGTGGAAGCAGCGCAGGAGACGGTGGCCGACTATCAGCAGACCATCAGCAAATACAGAGAGCTCACCACACACCTgcag GAAGTGAACCGAGAGCTGACCAATCAGCAGAGCAGCTCAGCCGAGCAGCTGCAGCAGCCGACCACAGAGCTCTTCGACTTCAAGATCAAGTTTGCTGAGACCAAAGCTTACGCCAAG gccATCGAGATGGAGCTCCGGAAGATGGAGGTGACTCAGGCGAACCGTCAGGTGTCTCTGCTGATGTCCTTCATGCCCGAGTCCTTCCTGAGACACGGAGGAGACCACGACTGCATCCTCGTGCTGCTGCTCATCCCCAGACTCATCTGCAAG gCGGAGCTGATCAGCAGACAGGCGCAGGAGAAGTTTGATCTGAGTGCTCCGGAGAGATCTGGACTGAGAGGAGCCGCTGGAGAGCAGCTGAGCTTCGCCTCCGGTCTGGTGTATTCCCTGACGCTGCTGCAGGCCACGCTGCACAGATACCAGCT GGCTCTGAGTCAGTGCGGGGTGGAGGTGTACAAGCGCATGGGCACGCTGTACTCTGAGATGAGCGTTCACGAGCGATCGCTGGACTTCCTCATCGACCTGCTGCATAAAGATCAGCTGGACGAGACGGTGCAGGTGGAGCCGCTCACCAAAGCCATCAAGTactaccag CAACTGTACAGTGTTCATCTGTCGGATCAGCCGGAGGACTGCAGTGTACAGCTGGCCGATCACATCAAG TTCACCCAGAGCGCTCTGGACTGCATGGGGTCAGAGGTCGGCCGTCTGCGGGCCTTCCTGCAGGCGGGACAGGAAGGGGCGGAGCTCTCTGTGCTCCTGAAGGACCTGGACACTTCCTGTGGAGACATCGGTCAGTTCTGTAAGAAGATCCGCAGGAGGATGCCAGGAACAGATGCTCCGGGGATTCCTGCTGCGCTCAGCTTCCCTGCTCAG gtgggcGAGGCGCTGGAAGACTGCAGGAAGCAGCTGACGCGTGTGGTGGCCGTTCTGCAGGAAGTAGCAGCAGCAGGAGCTCAGATGATCGCTCCTCTGGCCGAGACAGAGGGACTGACAGCACTGAAGATAGAGGACGTGATGTTCAAAGCCGTggaccag GTGTTTGGTGCTCAGGGACTCAATGCATTCGAGAGTCTGCGTCAGTCCTGCGCCGCAGTCATCTCCACCATGAACAAGATGGCCACGGCCATGCAGGAGGGAGAATACGACGCGGAGCGGCCACAGCgtccg CGTCCTCCGGTGGAGATCCGCGCCGCTGCTGTCAGAGCCGAGATGACCGACGCCGAGGGGCTGGGAAACAAGCTGGAGGACCGAGAGACGGTCATCAGAGAGCTGAAGAAATCCCTCAAGATCAAG GGTGAGGAGCTGAGCGAGGCGAATGTGCGTCTGAGTTTACTGGAGAAGAAGCTGGACACGTCGACTAGAGACGCAGACGAGCGGGTGGAGAAGATCCAGACCAAACTAGACGAGGCTCTGACTCTGCTGAAGAAGAAAGAGAA GGAGTTTGAGGAGACGATGGACGCGCTGCAGGCCGACATCGACCAGCTGGAGGCAGAGAAGGCGGAGCTAAAGCAGAGGATCAATAACCAATCACGAGCCTCCGAAGGTTTCCGAGGACCGCAAGCATCCGGAATCGCCTCCATCGTCACGGGAACCACTGCTG ggggaATGGTGTCGGGTGTCTCCGGTGAGGTTCAGGTGGTGGACTCTCCTCTCCTCAAACAACAGATCGACGTGCAGCGACTCGCCATCACACAGCTGAAGAGTGAGAACTACAGACTGAAG GCTGAGAGGATGCGAGCGCAGCTGTCGTCTCTGCCTCCGCTGCAGCCGGTGAACATGACCTCAGTGATGAAGGAGGCTCCGGCCGGATCTCTGTACCGCAGAACTGACCTGCTGCTCAACAACCTGCTGAAGATGAGTGCGGGCCTGAGAGTCGTCGACATCAGCGGGAAGACCTCGG CGAGTGCAAGCGCTCAGCTTCTGGAGCAGACGGCCAAGATGAAGTCTCTGAGCGACGCGCTGGACAaactgaag gctgAGGTATCGCAGCACGTCGTGTCGCAGCAGCCTGGAGCTTGTGTGTCATCAGACTTCGCCTCGTTCCCCTCCGTGTCTTTCGTGAAG gccaAGGCGGAGCAGCAGAGCGGCTCGGTGCTGGTGGGGAAGGTGATGATTCCCTGCGCTCGTGGTGCGGAGCAGACTCACAGCCTCGTCCTGTCACAGCAGCAGCTTCAGCGCGTGCATCGCCTGCTCATGACCTAA